Proteins encoded within one genomic window of Setaria italica strain Yugu1 chromosome IV, Setaria_italica_v2.0, whole genome shotgun sequence:
- the LOC101778397 gene encoding GPI-anchored CFEM domain protein A-like, producing MKRGLCGSSQDIQRTVGPPHALGSRLSGTRAREDSPTSPDAAVSIIAAGAGATISATATVYVVATEADATVSATAAISVIAAGAGATVSTTAAVSVVVATSATDASDTGASLTGSSSASSSRFISSLDGGTPGAASGPAGLAAGAEGGTGVGPCSVPDYGTLSSITVVEAASAGGTVAPPTTPPLAPGGVMVGPVEAADARSAFFGASGRTKFRGAALRDDDNFIKNSPTLRKE from the coding sequence ATGAAGCGTGGCCTCTGCGGGTCCTCGCAGGACATCCAGCGCACGGTCGGCCCTCCCCACGCGCTAGGGTCACGACTAAGCGGGACGAGGGCACGGGAGGACTCTCCGACCAGCCCCGATGCCGCCGTCTCCATCATCGCTGCTGGGGCAGgcgccaccatctccgccaCCGCTACCGTTTATGTCGTTGCCACCGAGGCAGACGCCAccgtctccgccaccgccgccatctccgtcATCGCCGCTGGGGCAGGCGCCACcgtctccaccaccgccgctgtcTCTGTCGTCGTCGCCACCTCTGCGACCGACGCCTCGGACACTGGTGCCTCCCtcaccggctcctcctccgcctcgtcgtcaaGGTTTATCTCCTCGTTGGATGGAGGAACCCCAGGGGCAGCATCTGGCCCCGCGGGGTTGGCTGCGGGGGCAGAAGGCGGGACAGGGGTCGGCCCCTGCTCCGTGCCCGACTACGGCACCCTTTCTTCAATCACTGTCGTGGAGGCGGCCTCCGCAGGGGGCACCGTGGCCCCACCGACGACACCGCCGCTCGCTCCTGGCGGGGTCATGGTTGGCCCCGTGGAGGCGGCCGATGCCCGgagcgccttcttcggcgctAGCGGCAGGACGAAGTTTCGCGGAGCAGCACTGCGAGACGATGACAACTTCATCAAAAATAGCCCGACGCTAAGAAAAGAATAA